One genomic segment of Mytilus trossulus isolate FHL-02 chromosome 4, PNRI_Mtr1.1.1.hap1, whole genome shotgun sequence includes these proteins:
- the LOC134714959 gene encoding uncharacterized protein LOC134714959 has product MDNTVTKRKDGCVDCESATLKKARHSWQVKRSNREDISSVTDVVICDNISSCQHCNLRGDKSLCECNPDVKFNKPAEISEKDMDCSSSNMMAPTFVRHESQINQVKKYDYSDQKSEGTTSTPYLQNTVSSAIPDYCSSIHNFSRTSSPVSSSGNFSFDGQQIHQDMQKEDGRTSVSTNLSNRTSILALPSSSTVDPEIEEEGLLISHRQREEELNLYLKRWQNQHIAKSIVDNAINKTLEEMGVSPEPQQFVTNLIESQGISEAIKLQGLIPQSQCNHLGPVEVLSNFAESNTYFMSLSNQQISNNISDVGLNAGTSTTNHDILDHAVSVAIGSKGLIFHDPGK; this is encoded by the coding sequence ATGGACAATACAGTGACTAAAAGAAAAGATGGATGTGTAGATTGTGAGTCTGCTACACTGAAGAAGGCTCGACATTCATGGCAGGTGAAGAGAAGTAACAGAGAAGACATCTCTAGTGTTACTGACGTTGTAATCTGTGACAATATCTCATCATGTCAACATTGtaatttaaggggagataaatcTCTTTGTGAGTGTAACCCAGATGTCAAATTCAATAAACCTGCAGAGATTTCTGAAAAAGACATGGACTGTTCATCATCAAATATGATGGCTCCTACATTTGTTAGACATGAGTCTCAAATAAACCAGGTAAAAAAGTATGACTATTCCGACCAAAAATCTGAAGGAACAACCAGCACACCATATTTACAGAACACAGTCTCATCAGCAATACCAGACTATTGTAGCAGTATTCATAACTTTTCTAGAACAAGTAGTCCAGTTAGTTCAAGTGGTAATTTTAGTTTTGATGGGCAGCAGATTCATCAAGATATGCAAAAGGAGGACGGTAGAACTTCTGTTTCAACAAATCTCTCTAACAGAACAAGCATACTGGCTCTCCCATCTAGTAGTACTGTTGATCCAGAAATAGAAGAGGAAGGATTATTGATATCACATCGTCAACGTGAAGAAGAACTCAACTTGTATCTTAAACGATGGCAAAATCAACACATTGCAAAATCTATCGTAGACAATGCTATTAATAAAACACTTGAAGAAATGGGGGTGTCACCAGAACCACAACAATTTGTAACAAATTTAATAGAAAGTCAAGGAATTTCTGAAGCTATTAAATTACAGGGACTGATTCCCCAGTCACAATGCAATCATTTAGGTCCAGTAGAAGTTTTATCTAATTTTGCCGAGTcaaacacttattttatgtcattatcaAATCAACAAATATCTAACAACATATCAGATGTCGGTTTAAATGCAGGTACATCCACAACAAACCATGACATATTGGATCATGCTGTTTCTGTTGCTATTGGCTCCAAGGGACTCATATTTCATGACCCAGGAAAATAA